The Colletotrichum higginsianum IMI 349063 chromosome 2, whole genome shotgun sequence genome has a segment encoding these proteins:
- a CDS encoding Sugar transporter: MAPRDEVDQTVVYHDDVTQANKLGLAVDEVAATRISEADMMRKSAEAFTMKSRSGLLVVGYMFVMGCNQAGYGVDWGVIGGINSNDRWHDYYGFPNAGVIISTINALMQIGGFLGAPFLSCADVLGRRGINFLGNFLVIIAAIMQAMAPNLACLMVGRLVLGFGTALCTAPQYVAEIAPIHLRGRIVGIFGAFFQVGSMMMIGIMMGLTKFDSDWQWRLAFFIQAIFPLLVCIFIYILCPESPRFLYMRGKKDEARRVIARYMTTSNDINHEIVDLMILQIEESIETTKAGFRATWDFRVFFTRPVWFRTFVLAVYAVFQQWNGGGIIGYYLSPALDTIGITGQLEQLGINLGSISIYFVFTLFGSYIIDYFRRRTLIFAGLISIIIAQTAVTITSWQYNLTESKTTAILTIVWIYCFQICSATFIATMHNLYPVELLSLPLRAKGMGVFAMFQAIAAVIHNYGIGIGIAKIGYKIWAVYIVYNFLQIFLSYFVFPETSKLNLEEIDTIFETSGTQPVKLSIKIADAKAAKKKLDHQNATTSI; the protein is encoded by the exons ATGGCGCCCCGTGATGAAGTTGACCAGACGGTCGTCTACCACGACGATGTCACCCAGGCGAACAAGTTGGGCTTGGCCGTTGACGAGGTTGCGGCCACCCGTAtctccgaggccgacatGATGCGCAAGTCTGCCGAAGCCTTTACCATGAAGTCCCGGTCTGGTCTTTTGGTCGTCGGCTACATGTTTGTCATGGGCTGCAACCAGGCAGG ATACGGCGTCGACTGGGGTGTCATTGGTGGCATCAACTCGAACGACCGCTGGCACGACTACTACGGATTCCccaacgccggcgtcatcatcTCGACGATCAACGCCCTGATGCAGATCGGCGGCTTCCTGGGTGCTCCCTTCCTCAGCTGCGCCGACGTCCTTGGCCGTCGTGGCATCAACTTCCTCGGCAACTttctcgtcatcatcgccgccatcatgcaGGCCATGGCCCCGAACCTGGCCTGCCTCATGGTCGGCCGACTCGTGCTCGGCTTCGGCACGGCCTTGTGCACGGCACCGCAGTACGTCGCCGAGATTGCGCCCATCCACCTTCGCGGCCGCATCGTCGGCATCTTCGGCGCCTTCTTCCAGGTCGGctccatgatgatgattggCATCATGATGGGCCTTACCAAGTTCGACAGCGACTGGCAGTGGCgcttggccttcttcatcCAGGCCATCTTCCCCCTCCTTGTCTGCATCTTCATCTACATCCTCTGCCCGGAGTCTCCTCGCTTCCTGTACATGCGCGGTAAGAAGGACGAGGCCCGCCGCGTCATCGCGCGTTACATGACCACAAGCAACGACATCAACCACGAAATTGTCGACCTCATGATCCTCCAGATCGAAGAGTCCATCGAGACGACCAAGGCCGGCTTCCGGGCGACGTGGGACTTCCGCGTCTTCTTCACTCGCCCCGTCTGGTTCCGGACCTTTGTTCTGGCTGTCTATGCCGTCTTCCAGCAGTGGAATGG AGGCGGAATCATCGGCTACTATCTCTCCCCGGCGCTCGACACCATTGGCATCACAGGACAGCTCGAACAGCTCGGCATCAACCTCGGCTCCATTTCCATCTACTTCGTTTTCACGCTCTTTGGGTCCTACATCATTGACTAtttccgccgccgcacgcTCATTTTCGCCGGACTGATCTCCATCATCATTGCGCAGACGGCCGTGACCATCACGAGTTGGCAGTACAATCTGACCGAGTCCAAGACGACGGCCATCCTGACAATCGTGTGGATCTACTGCTTCCAGATCTGCAGCGCCACCTTCATCGCCACGATGCACAACCTCTACCCCGTCGAGCTGCTGTCACTGCCGCTACGTGCCAAGGGCATGGGCGTCTTCGCCATGTtccaggccatcgccgccgtcatccacaactacggcatcggcatcggcatcgcaAAGATCGGATACAAGATCTGGGCCGTTTACATCGTCTACAACTTCCTCCAGATCTTCCTCAGCTACTTTGTCTTCCCCGAGACGAGCAAGCTGAACCTCGAGGAGATCGACACCATCTTCGAGACGTCGGGCACCCAGCCCGTCAAGCTGAGCATAAAgatcgccgacgccaaggcggccaagaagaagctcgaccaccagaacgcgacgacgagcatTTGA